GCGGGTTTGTCCAGCACTGCGGTCATCGGGTGCTCCCCGCCTCGTAGTAGACCCATCGGCTGGAGTTGCGGAACAGCACGACGGTGACGGCCATGATCACCAGGAACAGGATCCAGGCCAGCGCGCTGGCGTAGCCCATCTCGTTGTTGGTGAACGCGGTCCGGTACAGGTAGTAGATGTAGAACAGCGTCGAGTCGTTGGGGCCGCCTTCGGTCATCACGGCGGCCTGCACGAAGACCTGCAGTGCGCCGATCACGCCGGTGACGAGGCTGTAGAAGATCGTCGGCGTCATCATCGGCAGCGTGATGTGGCGGAACTTGCGCCAGGTCCCGCCGCCGTCGACGGAGATCGCCTCGTACAGCTGGCGCGGCACGCCCTGCAGTCCCGCCAGGAAGATGACAGCGACGTTGCCGAACCCCCAGACCGACATCAGGACCAGCGACGGGATCGCCGTACTCTCGTCGAAGATCCACTGCGAGCGCGGCAGCCCGGCCTTCTCGGTCACCGTGTTGAGCAGTCCGAAGTCCGGGTTGAACAACCAGATCCACAGCATCGAGTTGGCCACGATCGGAACGATCGCGGGCAGGTAGTAGATCACCCGGAACACGGCCTGGCCGCGGACCGGCTGGTTCAGCAGCAGCGCGACGGCGAAGGCGACGATCAGCAGCAGCGGTACGGCGCCGAGCGTGTAGTACAGCGTCGCCCACAGCGACTTGTAGAAGCTGTCGTCGGCGGTGAACATCCTCTTGTAGTTGGCCAGTCCGACGAAGCTCGGCTTTCCGCCGATCGTCCAGTCGGTCAGGCTGATCACCAGCGACGCGATCATCGGTGCCAGCGTGAACGCGACGAAGCCGATGATCGCGGGCAGGGCCAGCAGCACACCCCAGCGGCCTTCCGTCGTCAAAGGGCTTGGCTGCTTCAGACGGCCTGCCACGTCACAGCTCCTGGGTGGGCCACTTGCCCTGCAGCAGCGGCTGCATCTTCGGTTTCAGCGCCTTCACGATGTCGATCGGCGCGCCCTTGTTCAGGCTGACCTGTTCGATTGCCGGGTCGAACACCTGGTGGATGCGCTCGGAGTTCTTCATCTGCTGGCCCCAGTCGGTGACGCCGTGCTCGAGCGTCGTCTCGACCACGGCGGTCTGGAAGTTGGCCGGGTACTTGTCCTTGAGCACCCATTTGTCGATCTCGGCCTGGTCGGTGTAGTACTTCTTCTGCAGCGGCGCCCACAGGCCGTCCTTGAACAGGTCGACGTGCGCGGGATCGTTGTAGTAGAGGTACAGCTCGATCGCTTCCTCCGGCTGCTTGGTCTTCGCGAAGATCGCGCCGGCCGCGCCGCCGGTCATGGTGAGCGACTCCTGGAACTTGGGCAGCACGCCCACGCCGAACGGCACCTTGCCCTCCATCAGGTCGAGCATCTGCCAGTTGCCGTCGATCAGCATGCCGATGCGCTTGGTCTGCAGCTGGACCGAACTGGTCGGGGCGTTCTTCCCGAGCTGGGCCGGGGTCGGAGCGACCCGGTGGACGTAGATCAGGTCCTGGATCTTCTGCAGCACGTCGACGGCCGCCGCGGAGTCGAGCGCGAACTTCGTGCCGTCGGCGTTCACGACGTCGGCGCCGTTGGACCGCAGCAGGCTGTACAGCCCGCCGCCGCCGAACGGGGCGATGGTGCCGAACTGCTTCACCTTGCCACTGTCGAACCCGTCCTCGGACGGGTGCTTGCCGTTCTGGTCGACGGTCAGCTTGTCGGCGGCCTGGACGAAGTCGTCCCAGCTCCACGCCGTCTGCGCCGTGAACGGCGCCGGGTCGAGACCGGCCGCCGCGAACGCGTCGGTGTTGTAGTAGAGAATCTGCACGCCCATCGCGAGCTGGTTCGCGGCCAGCTTGTCCTTGCCGTACCAGAAGTAGCTGCTCGGCAGCCGGTCCTTGAGGTCGGGGTACTTGTCCAGGTACGGGAACAGGTTGAGGATCAGGTCCTTCTGGGCCAGGTCGTACATCTGGGACGTGCCGAGGTATCCGAGGTCCGGCGGGGTGTTGGCGGCGACCAGGCTGGAGACCTTGGTCGGGTAGTTCGAGACCGGCACGAACATCGGGTCGATCGTCGCGCCGTCGTGGTCCTTGGCGTACTTCTTCAGCATCTCGTCGATCGCCTTCTTCTCGAAGGCCGATCCCCAGTACATGAAGGTCAGGTCGGACCCGCCGCCGCTGCCGCCGGCCCCGTCGCCGCAGCCGGCCAGCGCGGTGGATCCCAGACCGGCGGCGAGAGCTGCCGCGCCGCCGGTCCTGAAGAGCTGTCTCCTGCTCAGTCGGGTCTGTCCGATCATTGCTGCTCCTCGGGTCGTTTCGGCGAGCGTAGGACCAATAATGTCGACCGTCAACATAAAGATGTCGAGTACAGTGATAAATAGTCAGAACGCCGACACCGCAGGAGAATTCGGGATGACCACGCAGGAGTACCGTTCCGTCCGCCGGCCGCCGGCGTCGCGGATCAGCCGCTCGGGCGAGATCCTCGACCTCGTCCGCCGCGGTCAGGCGACGACGACCGGCCAGCTCGCCGACCAGCTCGGCCTGGCCCGCTCGACGGTCAACGACCGCGTCGAGCTGCTGCTCGCCTCGGAGCTGCTGAGCACGTCGACCGAGCAGGTGACCGGCTCTCGGGGCCGCCCGGCGTCGACTCTCGTCTTCAACCCCCGCGCCGGTACGACGCTGGCCGCGCAGCTCGGCATCTCCGGGATCCGGCTGGCGGTCACCGACCTGGCCGGCGAGATCCTCAGCAGCGAGATGATCGACATCGACCTGGCCGACGGCCCGCGGCACGTCCTGCGGCTGGTGACGGAAGGCTTCGACCAGGCGCTGGTCCGGCTCGGGGAGGATCGCGCGCAGGTGCACGGTATCGGCTTCGGTCTGCCGGCCCGCGTCGAGCTGGCCGGCCATCCGAGCGAGACGCCGTGGTCCGACGAGGTGGTCCGGGCGGTGCTGGCCGAGTGGTTGCCGGTGCCGGTCTTCGTCGACCACGACGTGAACCTGCTGGCCTTCGGGGAGCTGTGTGCTCGCGACGACGCGCCCGAAGTACTGGTCAGTGTGAAGGTCGGCACGGTGATCGGCTGTGGCCTGGTGATCAACGGCCACGTCGTCCAGGGGGAGTCCGGGATGGCCGGCGAGATCGGCCACACGCGCGTCGGCGACTCCGAGGTCCCGTGCAGCTGCGGCAACGTCGGCTGCCTGAACGCCGTCGCGAGCGGTGGCGCGCTGGCGCGTCGCCTGCGGGAGAAGGGGATCGACGCACCGAACGCCCGAGCCGTCGCGGCGCTGGCGAAGGCCGGCGACGTCGACGCCGGGCACGCCGTACGGATGGCCGGCCGCGACATCGGCGAAGTGCTCGCGGGCGTGGTGAACCTGCTGAACCCCGCGGTGATCAGCCTGTGGGGCTACCTGGCCGAGGCCGAGGAGCAGCTGATCGCGGGGATCCGGGAGAGCATCGCGCGGTCGGCGCAGCCCGGTCCGGCCGGCAAGGTCCGGATCGAGCCGGCCGCGATGGGCGGCGACGCGGGCCTGTACGGCGCGGCGATGATGGTCGTCGAGCACGCGCTCCGGCCGGAGGCGGTGGACAGCTACCTGCACGCGAGCCTCGACTGACCTTGCGCTGGGCGGCCTTTCGGCCCGTGATACTTGCGCGGTCAGGAGTTAGGTTAGGCTCCCCATGGTTTGATCGGAACTGTGAGGAGCAGAGGCATGCGGTCTCGGGTTGTGGCGGTTGCGGCGGCGCTGGTGCTGGCGCTGGCGGCGTGCGGCGGTGGGGGCGACGAGGAGAACGCGGCCGCGCCGGCCGGGGACGGGTTCCCGGTGACGATCGACCACCTGTTCGGGTCGACCGAGATCAAGGCGAAGCCGGAGCGGATCGTCGCGATCGGCGGCGGTGACATGGAGAGCGCGATCGCGATCGGCGCCGTACCGGTCGCCGGCGCGGACTGGTTCGGGTTCACCGAGACGCGGAGTTGGGTGAATGACGCGCTGGGCGACCGGCCGGCGCCGAAGCTGGTGGCGTCGTTCGAGCCGAAGTTCGAGGAGATCGCCGCGCTGAAGCCGGACCTGATCCTCTACGTGAACTCGATCAACGACAAGTTGCAGTACGAGACTTTCAGCGGGATCGCGCCGACGATCGCGGCGCCGGCCGGGACCAAGAACGTGTACGGCGTGCCGTGGCAGCAGCAGGTCGAGCTGATCGCCAAGGCGACCGGCCGGACGGCGGACGGCGCGAAGGTGATCGCCGACACCGAAGGGCTGGTGGCCGAGACCGCGAAGGCCAACCCGGGCTGGGCCGGCAAGACGATCAGCGCCGGGGTGTTCAGCGCCGACGAGTTCTCGGCCTGGCTCCCTTCGGACCCGCGGATGCGGCTGCTCACGTCGCTCGGGTTCAAGACCAATCCGCAGATCGATGCCCTCGACAACGGTGACTTCTACGTGAAGATCTCCCAGGAACAGCTGGAGAAGCTGAACGCCGACGTGATCTTCCTGGCTGCCGCGGACCAGGACGGCAAGGTCGACCCGAAGGTCACCAGCAACCCGGTCTACAACAACCTGGCGACGGTGAAGGCCGGGCACGCGGCCTACTTCGGCGGCGCTCCGGTGATCAACTCGAACTCCGACAGCGGGCAGTTCTCCAGCGCGTTCTCGATCGGCGGGCCGCTCGGCATCAAGTACATCACCGGCAAGATCGCACCCGTGCTGAACAAGGCCCTGCCGGCGAGCTAGCGGCGGGGTTTGCCGCGCCGGGGAGCCGGTGCCTTCTTCGCGGTCGCGGCTCGTCGTGCCTTTTTGGCGGCGGCCTTCTGAGCGGCGTT
The Kribbella italica DNA segment above includes these coding regions:
- a CDS encoding sugar ABC transporter permease; this encodes MAGRLKQPSPLTTEGRWGVLLALPAIIGFVAFTLAPMIASLVISLTDWTIGGKPSFVGLANYKRMFTADDSFYKSLWATLYYTLGAVPLLLIVAFAVALLLNQPVRGQAVFRVIYYLPAIVPIVANSMLWIWLFNPDFGLLNTVTEKAGLPRSQWIFDESTAIPSLVLMSVWGFGNVAVIFLAGLQGVPRQLYEAISVDGGGTWRKFRHITLPMMTPTIFYSLVTGVIGALQVFVQAAVMTEGGPNDSTLFYIYYLYRTAFTNNEMGYASALAWILFLVIMAVTVVLFRNSSRWVYYEAGSTR
- a CDS encoding ABC transporter substrate-binding protein; protein product: MIGQTRLSRRQLFRTGGAAALAAGLGSTALAGCGDGAGGSGGGSDLTFMYWGSAFEKKAIDEMLKKYAKDHDGATIDPMFVPVSNYPTKVSSLVAANTPPDLGYLGTSQMYDLAQKDLILNLFPYLDKYPDLKDRLPSSYFWYGKDKLAANQLAMGVQILYYNTDAFAAAGLDPAPFTAQTAWSWDDFVQAADKLTVDQNGKHPSEDGFDSGKVKQFGTIAPFGGGGLYSLLRSNGADVVNADGTKFALDSAAAVDVLQKIQDLIYVHRVAPTPAQLGKNAPTSSVQLQTKRIGMLIDGNWQMLDLMEGKVPFGVGVLPKFQESLTMTGGAAGAIFAKTKQPEEAIELYLYYNDPAHVDLFKDGLWAPLQKKYYTDQAEIDKWVLKDKYPANFQTAVVETTLEHGVTDWGQQMKNSERIHQVFDPAIEQVSLNKGAPIDIVKALKPKMQPLLQGKWPTQEL
- a CDS encoding ROK family protein; protein product: MTTQEYRSVRRPPASRISRSGEILDLVRRGQATTTGQLADQLGLARSTVNDRVELLLASELLSTSTEQVTGSRGRPASTLVFNPRAGTTLAAQLGISGIRLAVTDLAGEILSSEMIDIDLADGPRHVLRLVTEGFDQALVRLGEDRAQVHGIGFGLPARVELAGHPSETPWSDEVVRAVLAEWLPVPVFVDHDVNLLAFGELCARDDAPEVLVSVKVGTVIGCGLVINGHVVQGESGMAGEIGHTRVGDSEVPCSCGNVGCLNAVASGGALARRLREKGIDAPNARAVAALAKAGDVDAGHAVRMAGRDIGEVLAGVVNLLNPAVISLWGYLAEAEEQLIAGIRESIARSAQPGPAGKVRIEPAAMGGDAGLYGAAMMVVEHALRPEAVDSYLHASLD
- a CDS encoding iron-siderophore ABC transporter substrate-binding protein — protein: MRSRVVAVAAALVLALAACGGGGDEENAAAPAGDGFPVTIDHLFGSTEIKAKPERIVAIGGGDMESAIAIGAVPVAGADWFGFTETRSWVNDALGDRPAPKLVASFEPKFEEIAALKPDLILYVNSINDKLQYETFSGIAPTIAAPAGTKNVYGVPWQQQVELIAKATGRTADGAKVIADTEGLVAETAKANPGWAGKTISAGVFSADEFSAWLPSDPRMRLLTSLGFKTNPQIDALDNGDFYVKISQEQLEKLNADVIFLAAADQDGKVDPKVTSNPVYNNLATVKAGHAAYFGGAPVINSNSDSGQFSSAFSIGGPLGIKYITGKIAPVLNKALPAS